A section of the Pochonia chlamydosporia 170 chromosome 2, whole genome shotgun sequence genome encodes:
- a CDS encoding NADPH cytochrome P450 (similar to Neosartorya fischeri NRRL 181 XP_001258993.1), whose product MVYGTDEKNEQYPYYSNSIPAMAEAVPIPEPPGLPLIGNLGEFTTSPLQDIKRLADTYGEIFRLHLGTRPVVFCSTNELVNELCDEKRFHKTLQSALRIVREGVHDGLFTAHDDEPNWGKAHRVLIPAFGPLSIRGMFDEMHDIATQLCMKFARHGTQHPINSSDDFTRLALDTLALCAMDFRFNSYYNEEMHPFIQAMGDFLTEAGRRNKRPSFAPNFLYRAANEKFFNDIAIMRKTADDVVAHRKKNPSDRKDLLNAMLNGVDPTTGEKLSDANITDQLITFLIAGHETTSGLLSFAFYYLLKNPSTYQKVQQEVDQVIGREKIKVEHITKLPYIASVLRETLRLSSGIPGFSVEAYEDTLLAGKYLVRKGEPITALLTRAHLDPVVFGEDAAEFKPDRMNDENFERLNKEFPNCWKPFGNGKRACIGRPFAWQEALLCMAMLFQNFNFTMADPSYNLEIQETMTIKPKGFYMRASLRHDMTPTELEQVLAGKAGDVKHHEAAKDAKASENSARGKPLAVFYGSNSGTCEALAQRVAADAPRHGFRATTVAPLDDANQKVPKDRPVVIITASYEGQPPSNAAMFVAWIESLKGKEMENVSYAVFGCGHHDWVQTFHRIPKLVDSTLEKLGGNRILPIATTDAADRDMFSDFETWEDESLWPALQEKYGAEDSAEATGDGLSVDITMPRKTTLRQDVEEAIVLDTKTLTDAGSLKKHIEIQLPTGMTYRAGDYLAVLPFNNKNTVSRVFKRFSLSWDAMLNIHSDRPTSLPTETAISAFDVLGAYVELSQPATKRNIQTLAEATQDKETIEKLQKLAGDDYQDKISAKRVSIIDLLEQFPAISLPFGAFLGMLPPMRVRQYSISSSPLADTSKLTLTYSVLEQPALSGQGSHYGVASNFLSSLTAGERLHVAVRPSQSFHLPSDAENTPIICIAAGSGLAPFRGFIQERAAMIAAGRKIAPALLFFGCRSPKQDDLYAEELARWEKLGAIDVRRAYSRSSSDSEDCKYVQHRLSHDREDITKLWQAGAKIYVCGSKDVGKAVEDVFLDMVREAGKKKTGNDVPHEAAKEWFDKQKNERYLTDVFD is encoded by the exons ATGGTCTATGGGACTGACGAAAAGAATGAACAGTACCCTTATTATTCGAATAGTATCCCAGCAATGGCTGAAGCTGTTCCCATTCCTGAGCCTCCTGGTCTGCCATTGATTGGCAACCTGGGCGAGTTTACGACCAGTCCGTTGCAAGATATCAAGCGTTTAGCCGACACATATG GCGAAATCTTTAGACTTCACTTGGGCACTCGGCCAGTCGTCTTTTGCTCTACGAATGAGCTCGTCAACGAGTTGTGCGATGAGAAGCGATTTCACAAGACTTTGCAATCAGCTCTGAGG ATTGTGCGAGAAGGTGTTCATGATGGTTTATTCACA GCGCATGACGACGAGCCCAACTGGGGTAAAGCCCATCGTGTTCTCATTCCCGCCTTCGGTCCCCTTTCCATTCGCGGCATGTTTGACGAAATGCACGATATTGCCACTCAACTTTGCATGAAGTTTGCTCGTCATGGCACCCAACACCCCATCAACTCCTCTGACGATTTCACCCGCCTGGCTCTTGACACATTGGCTCTTTGTGCCATGGACTTCCGTTTCAACTCATACTATAACGAAGAGATGCACCCATTCATTCAAGCTATGGGTGACTTCCTCACGGAAGCTGGACGTCGCAATAAGCGGCCCTCTTTCGCGCCCAACTTCCTCTACCGAGCTGCAAACGAGAAATTCTTCAACGACATCGCCATCATGAGAAAGACtgccgatgatgttgtggcCCATCGCAAGAAGAACCCTAGCGACCGAAAGGAtcttctcaatgccatgTTGAATGGCGTTGATCCTACTACAGGCGAGAAACTAAGTGATGCCAATATCACGGATCAGCTCATCACTTTCCTTATTGCTGGTCATGAGACAACTTCTGGCTTACTGTCATTTGCCTTTTACTACCTGCTAAAGAACCCTTCTACTTACCAAAAGGTTCAGCAGGAAGTCGATCAAGTGATTGGCCGGGAGAAGATCAAGGTCGAGCACATCACAAAGCTGCCTTATATTGCCTCA GTACTGCGAGAGACACTACGACTTAGTTCTGGCATTCCTGGCTTCTCCGTAGAAGCATACGAAGACACTCTCCTTGCAGGAAAATATCTCGTTCGCAAGGGTGAACCCATTACAGCACTTCTGACCCGGGCTCACCTGGACCCCGTTGTGTTCGGTGAGGATGCCGCGGAATTCAAGCCCGACCGTATGAATGATGAGAATTTTGAGCGTTTGAACAAGGAGTTTCCCAACTGCTGGAAGCCCTTTGGCAACGGAAAACGTGCCTGCATTGGCCGACCTTTTGCATGGCAGGAGGCTTTGTTGTGCATGGCCATGCTGTTCCAGAACTTCAACTTCACAATGGCTGATCCCAGCTATAATCTCGAAATTCAGGAGACTATGACTATCAAGCCGAAGGGTTTCTACATGCGAGCCAGTTTGCGACATGACATGACTCCAACGGAGCTGGAACAGGTCCTTGCTGGAAAGGCTGGAGATGTGAAGCATcatgaggctgccaaggacgCAAAGGCCTCAGAGAATTCTGCCAGGGGCAAACCTCTGGCCGTCTTCTACGGCTCCAACAGTGGCACTTGTGAGGCTTTAGCCCAGCGAGTGGCCGCCGATGCGCCTCGACACGGATTTCGAGCTACCACCGTGGCGCCGCTGGATGATGCAAACCAGAAGGTTCCCAAAGATCGTCCTGTTGTTATTATCACGGCTTCTTACGAAGGTCAACCGCCATCCAATGCTGCTATGTTCGTGGCGTGGATAGAAAgcctcaagggcaaggagaTGGAAAACGTATCATATGCCGTGTTTGGCTGTGGACACCATGACTGGGTTCAGACTTTTCACCGAATTCCCAAGCTTGTTGATAGTACGCTTGAGAAGCTTGGTGGAAACCGCATTCTCCCTATTGCCACTACCGACGCCGCCGATCGCGACATGTTCAGTGACTTTGAAACCTGGGAAGACGAATCGCTATGGCCAGCTCTCCAAGAGAAATACGGAGCCGAGGATAGCGCTGAAGCCACTGGTGATGGTCTATCCGTTGATATTACTATGCCGCGAAAGACTACCTTGAGacaagatgttgaagaggctaTCGTTCTTGACACCAAGACTCTTACTGATGCTGGATCTCTCAAGAAGCATATCGAAATTCAGCTGCCCACTGGTATGACGTATCGTGCAGGTGACTATCTGGCCGTCCTCCCATTCAACAATAAGAACACTGTTTCTCGCGTATTCAAAAGATTCTCCCTGTCTTGGGATGCCATGCTCAACATACATTCGGACAGACCAACTAGCCTTCCTACCGAGACTGCAATTTCAGCTTTTGATGTTCTTGGAGCTTACGTTGAGCTAAGCCAACCTGCAACTAAGAGA AACATCCAAACACTGGCAGAGGCTACACAAGATAAAGAGACCATTgagaagctgcagaagctTGCTGGAGATGACTATCAAGACAAGATTTCCGCCAAAAGAGTCTCCATTATCGACCTTCTGGAACAGTTTCCTGCTATCAGTCTTCCATTCGGAGCGTTTCTGGGCATGTTACCACCTATGCGTGTCCGCCAATA CTCTATTTCGTCCTCTCCCTTGGCAGATACCTCCAAGCTGACCCTGACCTATTCTGTTCTTGAGCAACCTGCTCTCTCTGGCCAGGGCTCACACTACGGAGTTGCCAGCAACTTCCTCTCCTCACTCACAGCAGGAGAGCGTCTTCACGTCGCTGTCAGACCCTCTCAATCCTTCCACCTGCCCAGTGATGCGGAGAACACGCCCATCATCTGCATTGCCGCGGGATCTGGTCTAGCTCCATTCCGTGGCTTCATCCAGGAACGTGCCGCCATGATTGCCGCTGGCAGAAAGATTGCTCCGGCCCTTCTATTCTTTGGCTGCCGGTCTCCGAAGCAGGATGATTTGTACGCTGAGGAACTGGCTCGATGGGAGAAACTCGGCGCCATTGACGTCCGACGTGCCTACTCTCGCTCATCCAGCGACTCCGAAGACTGCAAATACGTCCAGCATCGGCTTTCGCACGACCGGGAAGACATTACCAAGTTGTGGCAGGCCGGTGCCAAAATCTACGTCTGCGGTAGCAAAGACGTCGGCAAGGCCGTTGAGGACGTGTTCCTCGACATGGTACGAGAAgctggcaagaagaagacagGTAACGATGTGCCTCATGAGGCGGCGAAGGAGTGGTTCGACAAGCAGAAGAATGAGAGATATCTGACAGATGTTTTTGATTAA
- a CDS encoding aspartyl-tRNA synthetase (similar to Aspergillus terreus NIH2624 XP_001214014.1), whose protein sequence is MPGASSILASAFGLPRSRSRNSSPQRRGDVTDATYTADWTTSSTPINSTPASPSLPASPTFAGSAFGSNRHLPRLADSGVVNKGSARSSMEKLSLSNYRQELDKLNERRPGSDKPGDSARSSMDSVRSTMSADWPTHPYELNPIAELDRLPLGTEVNFRARISTQRQLSKNLDFLLFRDQTHTVQGVLSREYLDMIRWVQKLNSESLVQVNGVLKAPPELVRSATHSGVEVEVHSIHLVNAAFGAPFTNYKPPETLRNRMTSRILDLRHPSNQALFRIRSMVTRQFRQTLEEQGFVEINTPKLQPAATESGAAVFKVNYFGRNAFLAQSPQLAKQSAVSADFGRVFEVGPVFRAENSNTHRHLTEYTGLDIEMSIEHDYHEVICIIDEFLKAVFNAVYAMPEVKEVQKRWPSTEFKWLEETLILNFEDGIQMLRDDGRDVPMEDLSTPDEMRLGELVREKYGTDYYVLDKFPASARPFYTHKDPENPFWTRSFDIFIRGQEICSGGQRIHDATELRENMQAVGITEDGMEDYLAAFDLGAPPHAGAGLGLERIVAWMLELGDVRYASLFHRDPKSLPERAPGLPHPEADTTKPLKDGAMPPIEKLIANYGDASNTSWLDERFKIWRHPSGAAVGYVKQEKFAMITGDPLCDRSQYKEVCAAFVKFVLSELKLTPVWMLVSYEIQKILAQQMSWRTLSCTEEQRVDASKHHTLNGGGPKARRVEREGVKIHEVKADADFIKRADEAIVNWKANRKGKQVHLTEVRPWVDMEHRRYYAAEKDGKVLAMVVLAKLSPKHGWQVKWALDFPGSVNGAIEVLIEYTLSTVTGQVTFGVGVSEKLTPGEHLHGIRAKFLATTYASIVDSLGLRRKAGFRSKFGALGEEVYICYPKHGVGLRDLQQIIKFFQD, encoded by the coding sequence ATGCCTGGCGCTTCAAGTATATTGGCGTCCGCCTTCGGGTTGCCCCGGTCCCGCAGTCGCAACTCCAGTCCACAAAGACGTGGCGACGTCACAGATGCGACTTACACGGCCGATTGGACAACATCGTCAACTCCGATAAATTCAACCCCCGCCTCGCCTTCTCTTCCCGCATCTCCAACATTTGCCGGCAGCGCCTTTGGAAGCAATAGGCATCTTCCCAGGTTGGCAGATAGTGGCGTTGTTAACAAAGGCTCTGCCAGGTCCAGTATGGAGAAACTGAGCCTTTCAAATTACCGTCAAGAGCtggacaagctcaacgagAGACGCCCAGGTTCGGACAAGCCTGGCGATTCGGCTCGTTCCAGCATGGACAGCGTTCGTTCAACGATGAGTGCCGACTGGCCAACTCATCCATACGAGCTCAACCCTATCGCCGAGCTAGATAGGCTTCCCCTCGGAACTGAGGTGAACTTCAGAGCCAGAATCTCTACCCAGCGACAATTGTCCAAGAACCTGgactttcttctcttccGTGACCAAACACACACGGTCCAGGGTGTCTTGTCCCGGGAATATTTGGACATGATCAGATGGGTGCAAAAGTTGAATTCCGAGTCCTTGGTACAGGTCAACGGAGTACTTAAGGCACCTCCTGAACTTGTTCGCTCCGCAACACACTCGGgggtcgaggttgaggttcaCTCGATTCATCTTGTCAATGCTGCCTTTGGAGCACCTTTTACCAACTACAAGCCTCCCGAGACCCTCCGTAACCGAATGACATCTCGAATTCTCGATCTTCGCCACCCCTCTAACCAAGCACTGTTCCGAATCCGCTCCATGGTCACTCGCCAGTTCCGCCAAACCCTCGAGGAACAGGGCTTTGTGGAGATTAACACTCCTAAGCTCCAGCCTGCCGCCACTGAGAGTGGTGCCGCCGTCTTCAAGGTCAACTACTTTGGACGCAATGCCTTCCTGGCTCAAAGCCCTCAACTGGCCAAGCAAAGTGCTGTGTCCGCTGACTTTGGCCGTGTGTTCGAAGTCGGGCCCGTATTCCGAGCCGAAAATTCCAAcacccatcgccatctcACAGAATACACTGGGCTCGATATCGAGATGTCAATTGAACACGACTACCACGAAGTTATTTGCATCATTGATGAGTTCCTCAAAGCAGTCTTCAATGCTGTTTATGCCATGCCTGAGGTAAAGGAAGTTCAAAAACGTTGGCCCAGCACTGAATTCAAGTGGCTAGAAGAAACACTCATTCTCAACTTTGAGGATGGCATCCAGATGCTCCGAGATGATGGTCGTGACGTCCCGATGGAAGACTTGTCCACTCCCGACGAAATGCGACTTGGTGAACTAGTCCGTGAGAAGTACGGTACAGACTACTACGTCTTGGACAAATTCCCGGCTAGTGCTCGTCCATTCTACACCCACAAGGATCCTGAGAATCCATTCTGGACAAGATCATTCGACATATTTATCCGTGGTCAGGAAATTTGCTCTGGCGGCCAGCGTATCCACGATGCCACTGAGCTTCGTGAGAACATGCAAGCCGTTGGCATTACTGAGGACGGCATGGAAGATTACCTTGCTGCATTTGACCTTGGTGCACCACCCCatgctggtgctggtctAGGTTTGGAACGAATCGTGGCTTGGatgcttgaacttggcgaTGTTCGTTATGCTTCCCTGTTCCATCGTGACCCCAAGTCACTGCCCGAACGCGCTCCTGGTCTGCCTCACCCAGAAGCAGATACTACCAAGCCACTCAAGGATGGCGCTATGCCACCCATCGAGAAGCTTATTGCCAACTACGGCGATGCTTCCAATACTTCGTGGCTGGACGAGCGATTCAAGATCTGGCGACACCCAAGCGGTGCCGCTGTTGGCTACGTCAAGCAAGAAAAGTTCGCCATGATTACTGGTGACCCTCTTTGCGACAGGTCTCAATACAAGGAAGTCTGTGCAGCTTTCGTCAAATTCGTCCTTTCTGAGCTCAAGCTTACTCCAGTATGGATGCTTGTCTCATACGAAATCCAGAAGATTCTCGCCCAGCAAATGAGCTGGAGAACCTTGTCCTGCACTGAGGAACAGCGCGTTGACGCCAGCAAGCACCACACCCTCAATGGTGGCGGCCCCAAGGCACGACGTGTTGAGCGTGAGGGCGTCAAGATTCACGAAGTCAAGGCTGATGCCGACTTTATCAAGCGCGCCGACGAAGCCATCGTGAACTGGAAAGCCAACCGTAAGGGTAAGCAGGTGCATCTTACTGAAGTCCGCCCTTGGGTCGACATGGAGCACCGTCGATACTATGCTGCCGAGAAGGACGGCAAggtcttggccatggttgtcTTGGCCAAGCTGTCTCCCAAGCACGGTTGGCAAGTCAAGTGGGCTCTCGACTTCCCTGGCTCCGTCAACGGCGCCATTGAGGTGCTCATCGAGTACACCCTGTCCACCGTCACCGGACAGGTCAcctttggtgttggcgtttCCGAGAAGTTGACTCCAGGCGAGCATCTTCACGGAATCCGTGCCAAGTTCCTGGCCACCACGTACGCCTCCATCGTCGATAGCCTCGGACTCCGTCGCAAGGCTGGTTTCCGAAGCAAGTTTGGCGCCCTCGGCGAGGAAGTCTACATTTGCTACCCGAAGCACGGTGTCGGCCTGCGCGATCTTCAACAGATTATCAAGTTTTTCCAGGATTAA
- a CDS encoding lipase (similar to Metarhizium acridum CQMa 102 XP_007813117.1), whose amino-acid sequence MDHSQLEKRLLEVPGQAHPRVDALKRSVTCTGTTSAPATFTAPSLVSTRAPSPAASDVGDYENPLEASSRWFLQAKAQTVRYAASLGFSIHNRSDPPAPYPSREIWLDSTLSEWKGRKKIKVEVWNPPRISVGPRAAVINMHGGGWILGQGTDDARWAGAVLCDIDAVVFTVNYRLAPSYPFPTPMEDCVDAILQITSRAAEFGIDPDRIVLSGFSAGATNALTSWVVLQDPAKWNYTFPIPPPSILGIILFYPTLDVTITRPGKRQTCTRPDRTLSPGMTDLIDASYFYPPIPREKRTDERMSPGLMPDDLLRKLPHFHMILCEYDMLLAEGIRFVERLEQHDMPFTVRVVEGEGHAWDKPPPMAPKESVFVEYAKATESIARWLGKEHETDRESTSSFRTKRSRFRRPRHLSIRSRSVW is encoded by the coding sequence atggaCCATTCCCAACTTGAAAAGCGACTGCTCGAAGTGCCTGGCCAGGCTCACCCTCGCGTCGATGCACTGAAACGCAGCGTCACCTGTACAGGGACAACTTCAGCTCCCGCCACATTCACCGCGCCGTCTCTTGTTTCAACGAGGGCTCCTAGTCCCGCAGCATCCGACGTTGGCGACTACGAAAATCCTCTCGAGGCCAGTTCACGATGGTTTCTCCAAGCCAAGGCTCAAACTGTGCGGTATGCCGCCAGCCTGGGCTTCAGCATTCACAACAGATCAGACCCCCCGGCGCCCTATCCCTCACGAGAGATATGGCTCGATTCAACCCTTTCTGAATGGAAGGGCCGGAAGAAGATCAAGGTCGAGGTGTGGAATCCTCCCAGGATATCTGTTGGGCCACGTGCTGCCGTGATCAACATGCATGGAGGCGGTTGGATTCTCGGGCAAGGCACTGACGATGCTCGATGGGCTGGCGCGGTGTTGTGTGATATTGATGCCGTTGTCTTCACGGTCAACTACCGACTCGCGCCAAGCTATCCcttcccaacgccaatggAAGACTGTGTAGACGCAATTCTTCAGATCACATCCAGGGCCGCCGAGTTTGGCATCGATCCTGACCGCATCGTCCTGTCTGGATTCAGCGCAGGAGCTACGAATGCCCTCACAAGTTGGGTTGTCCTACAAGATCCGGCAAAATGGAATTACACATTCCCTATCCCGCCGCCATCTATCCTTggcatcatcctcttctATCCCACGCTAGATGTCACGATAACTCGGCCCGGGAAGCGGCAAACCTGCACTCGACCAGACCGCACTCTTTCCCCCGGGATGACTGATCTCATAGACGCCTCGTATTTCTACCCGCCAATTCCGCGGGAGAAGCGGACGGATGAGAGAATGTCTCCAGGTCTCATGCCAGATGACCTTTTGAGGAAGCTGCCTCACTTTCACATGATCTTATGCGAATATGACATGCTGTTGGCAGAAGGCATACGGTTTGTCGAGCGACTGGAGCAGCACGACATGCCGTTCACGGTTCGTGTCGTCGAGGGAGAAGGGCATGCCTGGGACAAACCACCTCCCATGGCTCCAAAGGAAAGCGTGTTTGTCGAATATGCTAAAGCAACGGAGAGTATTGCCCGATGGCTTGGGAAAGAGCACGAGACAGATAGAGAGTCTACAAGTTCATTTCGAACGAAGCGTTCTCGTTTTAGACGGCCTAGACACTTGTCGATTAGATCAAGGTCTGTGTGGTAG
- a CDS encoding salicylate hydroxylase (similar to Metarhizium acridum CQMa 102 XP_007813116.1), with the protein MSKPFHVVIVGAGPAGLAAALALTKQPPVPSSPLQITVLELRNGVQTLGGAVNLTPLALRYLDWLGAGQKLRPQASTVSAIELVAHRTGGLLGRLWPDVDAIRAQRQLLVEALRDTIYELPQGKDDAKVEIKYGAKITNMQEFGTTENGGVRVTFVNTNDKSAKEQVIEADIIVGCDGIHSQVRNALIDPNREKTYSGKCNSYGYADLRKNGASPSELAKSWVRADGQPLITDTTLVSKANESLLVTYYEPSHEKLYLAFVQPMKEKKDAKEGWSVHGADKEGIKKSIRETFQGGSLKYLGDILDLCEEWFFFPVYMLPPEGEWYKGRAIVIGDAAHAMPPQGEGTGVAMEDGVLLARVLSRRGTRDVPTLFQDYETLRRPDIRDTYKETMARWNAPVPNGWFSTVMMEWFTWGFVKFMGRRKDYFSRDVRNRELPA; encoded by the exons ATGTCAAAACCCTTTCACGTCGTCATCGTTGGCGCCGGGCCAGCTGGCCTAGCAGCTGCTCTCGCACTCACCAAACAACCTCCAGTTCCCTCGTCACCATTGCAAATCACCGTTCTTGAACTCCGCAATGGTGTTCAAACGCTCGGCGGTGCTGTTAATCTGACTCCTCTTGCCTTACGGTATTTGGACTGGTTGGGCGCGGGACAGAAACTACGACCACAAGCCTCCACAGTATCAGCCATAGAACTTGTCGCCCATAGAACAGGCGGTCTGTTGGGGCGCCTATGGCCAGATGTTGATGCCATTAGAGCGCAAAGACAACTGCTTGTCGAGGCCCTGAGAGACACCATCTACGAATTACCACAAGgcaaagatgatgccaaagtgGAAATCAAATACGGCGCCAAGATCACGAATATGCAAGAGTTCGGTACTACTGAGAACGGCGGTGTGAGAGTCACATTTGtcaacaccaacgacaaGTCTGCGAAGGAACAAGTCATTGAGGCAGACATCATTGTAGGCTGTGACGGTATCCATTCACAAGTCCGCAATGCTCTCATTGACCCCAACCGCGAAAAGACATACTCTGGAAAATGCAACAGCTACGGCTATGCAGATCTCCGCAAAAACGGCGCCAGCCCATCTGAACTTGCGAAATCGTGGGTTCGAGCAGATGGGCAGCCTCTCATCACGGATACGACTCTTGTATCGAAGGCTAATGAGTCGTTGCTGGTTACATATTACGAGCCGTCCCACGAGAAACTGTACCTTGCGTTTGTACAGCCcatgaaggagaagaaagatgCCAAAGAGGGCTGGTCCGTCCACGGTGCAGACAAAGAGGGCATTAAGAAGAGCATAAGGGAGACATTTCAAGGTGGTTCGCTGAAGTATCTCGGTGATATTCTTGATCTGTGCGAGGAGTGGTTCTTCTTCCCTGTGTACATGCTCCCACCGGAGGGAGAGTGGTACAAGGGGAGAGCCATTGTTATTGGGGATGCTGCTCATGCT ATGCCGCCTCAAGGTGAAGGAACTGGCGTTGCCATGGAAGATGGCGTCCTCTTAGCTCGTGTGTTGAGTCGTAGAGGAACGAGGGATGTGCCCACGTTGTTCCAAGACTACGAAACCCTTCGACGACCGGACATTCGAGACACGTACAAAGAGACTATGGCAAGATGGAATGCCCCTGTGCCGAATGGCTGGTTTAGCACTGTAATGATGGAGTGGTTCACATGGGGATTTGTAAAATTCATGGGCAGGAGAAAGGATTATTTCAGTCGTGATGTCAGGAACAGGGAGCTTCCTGCATAG
- a CDS encoding EF-Hand 1, calcium-binding site (similar to Metarhizium robertsii ARSEF 23 XP_007817317.1) — protein MSAPVIPPGGTIVQTFRRSFVDVPVDAEKGNAISTTEFLDAAESLTTMFDVMGSVAFSPVKSDMLGNVKKLRDRQLAAPAESETIQDLCRNELKTKKHTATEGLLWLVRGLEFTCIALSSNVAKPSEELSDSFRGAYGQTLKPHHSFLVKPVFSAAMSACPYRKDFYAKLGSDDSKVQGDLRVYLAALEKIVGILKGFLDSKEAKW, from the exons ATGTCGGCTCCTGTGATCCCTCCTGGCGGCACCATCGTCCAGACCTTCAGACGGTCATTCGTCGATGTGCCCGTTGACGCCGAGAAGGGCAATGCCATCTCTACTACCGAGTTTCTCGATGCTGCCGAGTCACTGACTACCATGTTTG ATGTCATGGGCTCTGTGGCCTTTTCCCCCGTCAAGTCCGACATGCTCGGCAACGTCAAG AAACTGCGAGACCGCCAACTTGCTGCCCCCGCCGAGTCTGAGACCATCCAGGATCTCTGCCGAAACGAGCTCAAGACGAAGAAGCACACTGCTACCGAGGGCCTCCTCTGGCTCGTACG TGGTCTCGAATTCACCTGCATCGCACTCAGCTCCAACGTTGCCAAGCCCTCCGAAGAACTCTCCGACTCTTTCCGCGGTGCTTACGGCCAGACTCTCAAGCCTCACCACAGCTTCCTCGTCAAGCCTGTTTTCAGCGCTGCCATGAGCGCCTGCCCCTACCGCAAGGACTTTTACGCCAAGCTTGGCTCGGATGATTCCAAGGTTCAGGGAGATTTGCGTGTTTACTTGGCTGCATTGGAGAAGATTGTTGGCATTCTGAAGGGCTTCTTGGACAGCAAGGAGGCTAAGTGGTAA